A region of Homo sapiens chromosome 17, GRCh38.p14 Primary Assembly DNA encodes the following proteins:
- the KCTD11 gene encoding BTB/POZ domain-containing protein KCTD11 isoform s (isoform s is encoded by transcript variant 1a), which yields MLGAMFRAGTPMPPNLNSQGGGHYFIDRDGKAFRHILNFLRLGRLDLPRGYGETALLRAEADFYQIRPLLDALRELEASQGTPAPTAALLHADVDVSPRLVHFSARRGPHHYELSSVQVDTFRANLFCTDSECLGALRARFGVASGDRAEGSPHFHLEWAPRPVELPEVEYGRLGLQPLWTGGPGERREVVGTPSFLEEVLRVALEHGFRLDSVFPDPEDLLNSRSLRFVRH from the coding sequence ATGCTGGGGGCCATGTTTAGGGCCGGCACCCCCATGCCCCCCAACCTCAATTCCCAAGGAGGCGGCCACTACTTCATCGACCGGGATGGCAAGGCCTTCCGGCACATCCTCAATTTCCTGAGGCTGGGCCGCCTGGACCTGCCCCGTGGGTACGGAGAGACAGCGCTGCTCAGGGCAGAGGCTGACTTCTACCAGATCCGGCCCCTCCTGGACGCGCTGCGGGAACTGGAGGCCTCTCAGGGGACccctgcacccacagctgccctgCTCCACGCAGATGTAGATGTCAGCCCCCGCCTGGTGCACTTCTCTGCTCGCCGGGGACCCCATCACTATGAGCTGAGCTCCGTCCAGGTGGACACCTTCCGAGCCAACCTTTTCTGCACCGACTCTGAGTGTCTAGGTGCTTTGCGGGCCCGATTTGGTGTGGCCAGTGGGGATAGGGCAGAGGGGAGCCCACATTTTCATCTGGAGTGGGCCCCCCGCCCCGTGGAACTCCCCGAGGTGGagtatgggagactggggctgcAGCCGCTGTGGACTGGGGGGCCAGGAGAGCGGCGGGAGGTGGTGGGCACCccaagcttcctggaggaggtgctgCGGGTGGCTCTCGAGCACGGCTTCCGACTAGACTCTGTCTTCCCCGACCCCGAAGACCTGCTCAACTCCAGGTCTCTGCGCTTTGTCCGGCACTGA
- the KCTD11 gene encoding BTB/POZ domain-containing protein KCTD11 isoform l (isoform l is encoded by transcript variant 1b; non-AUG (AUU) translation initiation codon) produces MSPPPVPSSPPSFGGPVTLNVGGTLYSTTLETLTRFPDSMLGAMFRAGTPMPPNLNSQGGGHYFIDRDGKAFRHILNFLRLGRLDLPRGYGETALLRAEADFYQIRPLLDALRELEASQGTPAPTAALLHADVDVSPRLVHFSARRGPHHYELSSVQVDTFRANLFCTDSECLGALRARFGVASGDRAEGSPHFHLEWAPRPVELPEVEYGRLGLQPLWTGGPGERREVVGTPSFLEEVLRVALEHGFRLDSVFPDPEDLLNSRSLRFVRH; encoded by the coding sequence ATTTCTCCTCCTCCTGTGCCCTCTTCGCCCCCCTCCTTTGGGGGCCCCGTGACCCTGAATGTGGGGGGCACACTATATTCCACCACTTTGGAGACCCTGACCCGCTTCCCAGACTCTATGCTGGGGGCCATGTTTAGGGCCGGCACCCCCATGCCCCCCAACCTCAATTCCCAAGGAGGCGGCCACTACTTCATCGACCGGGATGGCAAGGCCTTCCGGCACATCCTCAATTTCCTGAGGCTGGGCCGCCTGGACCTGCCCCGTGGGTACGGAGAGACAGCGCTGCTCAGGGCAGAGGCTGACTTCTACCAGATCCGGCCCCTCCTGGACGCGCTGCGGGAACTGGAGGCCTCTCAGGGGACccctgcacccacagctgccctgCTCCACGCAGATGTAGATGTCAGCCCCCGCCTGGTGCACTTCTCTGCTCGCCGGGGACCCCATCACTATGAGCTGAGCTCCGTCCAGGTGGACACCTTCCGAGCCAACCTTTTCTGCACCGACTCTGAGTGTCTAGGTGCTTTGCGGGCCCGATTTGGTGTGGCCAGTGGGGATAGGGCAGAGGGGAGCCCACATTTTCATCTGGAGTGGGCCCCCCGCCCCGTGGAACTCCCCGAGGTGGagtatgggagactggggctgcAGCCGCTGTGGACTGGGGGGCCAGGAGAGCGGCGGGAGGTGGTGGGCACCccaagcttcctggaggaggtgctgCGGGTGGCTCTCGAGCACGGCTTCCGACTAGACTCTGTCTTCCCCGACCCCGAAGACCTGCTCAACTCCAGGTCTCTGCGCTTTGTCCGGCACTGA
- the ACAP1 gene encoding arf-GAP with coiled-coil, ANK repeat and PH domain-containing protein 1 isoform X2, which translates to MTVKLDFEECLKDSPRFRASIELVEAEVSELETRLEKLLKLGTGLLESGRHYLAASRAFVVGICDLARLGPPEPMMAECLEKFTVSLNHKLDSHAELLDATQHTLQQQIQTLVKEGLRGFREARRDFWRGAESLEAALTHNAEVPRRRAQEAEEAGAALRTARAGYRGRALDYALQINVIEDKRKFDIMEFVLRLVEAQATHFQQGHEELSRLSQYRKELGAQLHQLVLNSAREKRDMEQRHVLLKQKELGGEEPEPSLREGPGGLVMEGHLFKRASNAFKTWSRRWFTIQSNQLVYQKKYKDPVTVVVDDLRLCTVKLCPDSERRFCFEVVSTSKSCLLQADSERLLQLWVSAVQSSIASAFSQARLDDSPRGPGQGSGHLAIGSAATLGSGGMARGREPGGVGHVVAQVQSVDGNAQCCDCREPAPEWASINLGVTLCIQCSGIHRSLGVHFSKVRSLTLDSWEPELVKLMCELGNVIINQIYEARVEAMAVKKPGPSCSRQEKEAWIHAKYVEKKFLTKLPEIRGRRGGRGRPRGQPPVPPKPSIRPRPGSLRSKPEFSSGL; encoded by the exons ATGACGGTCAAGCTGGATTTCGAGGAGTGTCTCAAGGACTCACCCCGTTTCCG AGCCTCTATTGAGCTGGTGGAAGCCGAAGTGTCAGAATTGGAGACCCGTCTGGAAAAG CTCCTGAAACTGGGCACTGGTCTCCTGGAAAGTGGGCGCCATTACCTTGCTGCCAGCCGCGCCTTCGTTGTCGGCATTTGTGACCTGGCCCGCCTGGGTCCACCAGAGCCCATGATGGCG GAGTGTCTGGAAAAATTCACCGTGAGCCTGAACCACAAGCTGGACAGCCATGCG GAGCTTCTAGATGCCACCCAACACACACTGCAGCAGCAGATCCAGACCCTGGTCAAGGA AGGTCTGCGGGGTTTCCGAGAGGCTCGCCGGGATTTCTGGCGGGGGGCTGAGAGCCTGGAGGCTGCCCTGACCCACAACGCAGAGGTTCCCAGGCGccgggcccaggaggcagaagaggcAGGAGCTGCTTTGAGGACGGCTCGAGCTGGGTACCGGGGACGGGCACTGGATTATGCCCTGCAG ATCAACGTGATTGAGGACAAGAGGAAGTTTGACATCATGGAGTTT GTGCTGCGTTTGGTGGAGGCCCAGGCTACCCATTTCCAGCAGGGCCATGAGGAGCTGAGCCGGCTGTCCCAGTATCGAAAGGAGCTGGGCGCCCAG TTGCaccagctggtcttgaattcagcACGAGAGAAGAGGGACATGGAGCAGAGACACGTGCTGCTGAAACAGAAG GAGCTGGGTGGGGAGGAGCCAGAACCAAGCTTAAGAGAGGGGCCTGGTGGCCTGGTGATGGAAGGACATCTCTTCAAACGGGCCAGCAACGCATTTAAGACCTGGAGCAG ACGCTGGTTCACCATTCAGAGCAACCAACTGGTTTACCAGAAGAAGTACAAG GACCCTGTGACTGTGGTGGTGGATGACCTTCGTCTCTGCACAGTGAAACTCTGCCCTGACTCAGAAAGGCGGTTCTGCTTTGAGGTGGTGTCCACCAGCAA GTCCTGCCTCCTCCAGGCTGACTCAGAGCGCCTCCTGCAGCTGTGGGTCAGTGCTGTGCAGAGCAGCATTGCTTCTGCCTTCAGTCAGGCTCGCCTTGATGACAGCCCCCGGGGTCCAGGCCAG GGCTCAGGACACCTGGCCATAGGCTCTGCTGCCACCCTGGGCTCTGGTGGAATGGCCAGGGGAAGGGAGCCTGGGGGAGTCGGGCACGTGGTGGCCCAGGTCCAGAGTGTGGATGGCAATGCCCAGTGCTGCGACTGCCGGGAGCCAGCCCCGGAGTGGGCCAGCATCAACCTTGGTGTCACCCTCTGCATTCAGTGTTCCGGCATCCACAG GAGCCTTGGTGTTCACTTCTCCAAAGTCCGGTCTCTGACCCTTGACTCATGGGAGCCAGAACTAGTGAAG CTCATGTGTGAGCTGGGAAATGTCATCATCAACCAGATCTATGAGGCCCGCGTGGAGGCCATGGCAGTGAAGAAACCAGGGCCCAGCTGCTCCCG GCAGGAGAAGGAGGCCTGGATTCACGCTAAATACGTGGAGAAGAAGTTCCTGACCAAGCTGCCTGAGATTCGAGGGCGAAGAGGTGGCCGGGGGCGCCCAAGGGGGCAGCCTCCTGTGCCCCCAAAGCCTTCCATCAGGCCCCGGCCAGGGAGCTTGAGATCCAAGCCAG Aattctcttctggcctgtga
- the ACAP1 gene encoding arf-GAP with coiled-coil, ANK repeat and PH domain-containing protein 1: MTVKLDFEECLKDSPRFRASIELVEAEVSELETRLEKLLKLGTGLLESGRHYLAASRAFVVGICDLARLGPPEPMMAECLEKFTVSLNHKLDSHAELLDATQHTLQQQIQTLVKEGLRGFREARRDFWRGAESLEAALTHNAEVPRRRAQEAEEAGAALRTARAGYRGRALDYALQINVIEDKRKFDIMEFVLRLVEAQATHFQQGHEELSRLSQYRKELGAQLHQLVLNSAREKRDMEQRHVLLKQKELGGEEPEPSLREGPGGLVMEGHLFKRASNAFKTWSRRWFTIQSNQLVYQKKYKDPVTVVVDDLRLCTVKLCPDSERRFCFEVVSTSKSCLLQADSERLLQLWVSAVQSSIASAFSQARLDDSPRGPGQGSGHLAIGSAATLGSGGMARGREPGGVGHVVAQVQSVDGNAQCCDCREPAPEWASINLGVTLCIQCSGIHRSLGVHFSKVRSLTLDSWEPELVKLMCELGNVIINQIYEARVEAMAVKKPGPSCSRQEKEAWIHAKYVEKKFLTKLPEIRGRRGGRGRPRGQPPVPPKPSIRPRPGSLRSKPEPPSEDLGSLHPGALLFRASGHPPSLPTMADALAHGADVNWVNGGQDNATPLIQATAANSLLACEFLLQNGANVNQADSAGRGPLHHATILGHTGLACLFLKRGADLGARDSEGRDPLTIAMETANADIVTLLRLAKMREAEAAQGQAGDETYLDIFRDFSLMASDDPEKLSRRSHDLHTL, translated from the exons ATGACGGTCAAGCTGGATTTCGAGGAGTGTCTCAAGGACTCACCCCGTTTCCG AGCCTCTATTGAGCTGGTGGAAGCCGAAGTGTCAGAATTGGAGACCCGTCTGGAAAAG CTCCTGAAACTGGGCACTGGTCTCCTGGAAAGTGGGCGCCATTACCTTGCTGCCAGCCGCGCCTTCGTTGTCGGCATTTGTGACCTGGCCCGCCTGGGTCCACCAGAGCCCATGATGGCG GAGTGTCTGGAAAAATTCACCGTGAGCCTGAACCACAAGCTGGACAGCCATGCG GAGCTTCTAGATGCCACCCAACACACACTGCAGCAGCAGATCCAGACCCTGGTCAAGGA AGGTCTGCGGGGTTTCCGAGAGGCTCGCCGGGATTTCTGGCGGGGGGCTGAGAGCCTGGAGGCTGCCCTGACCCACAACGCAGAGGTTCCCAGGCGccgggcccaggaggcagaagaggcAGGAGCTGCTTTGAGGACGGCTCGAGCTGGGTACCGGGGACGGGCACTGGATTATGCCCTGCAG ATCAACGTGATTGAGGACAAGAGGAAGTTTGACATCATGGAGTTT GTGCTGCGTTTGGTGGAGGCCCAGGCTACCCATTTCCAGCAGGGCCATGAGGAGCTGAGCCGGCTGTCCCAGTATCGAAAGGAGCTGGGCGCCCAG TTGCaccagctggtcttgaattcagcACGAGAGAAGAGGGACATGGAGCAGAGACACGTGCTGCTGAAACAGAAG GAGCTGGGTGGGGAGGAGCCAGAACCAAGCTTAAGAGAGGGGCCTGGTGGCCTGGTGATGGAAGGACATCTCTTCAAACGGGCCAGCAACGCATTTAAGACCTGGAGCAG ACGCTGGTTCACCATTCAGAGCAACCAACTGGTTTACCAGAAGAAGTACAAG GACCCTGTGACTGTGGTGGTGGATGACCTTCGTCTCTGCACAGTGAAACTCTGCCCTGACTCAGAAAGGCGGTTCTGCTTTGAGGTGGTGTCCACCAGCAA GTCCTGCCTCCTCCAGGCTGACTCAGAGCGCCTCCTGCAGCTGTGGGTCAGTGCTGTGCAGAGCAGCATTGCTTCTGCCTTCAGTCAGGCTCGCCTTGATGACAGCCCCCGGGGTCCAGGCCAG GGCTCAGGACACCTGGCCATAGGCTCTGCTGCCACCCTGGGCTCTGGTGGAATGGCCAGGGGAAGGGAGCCTGGGGGAGTCGGGCACGTGGTGGCCCAGGTCCAGAGTGTGGATGGCAATGCCCAGTGCTGCGACTGCCGGGAGCCAGCCCCGGAGTGGGCCAGCATCAACCTTGGTGTCACCCTCTGCATTCAGTGTTCCGGCATCCACAG GAGCCTTGGTGTTCACTTCTCCAAAGTCCGGTCTCTGACCCTTGACTCATGGGAGCCAGAACTAGTGAAG CTCATGTGTGAGCTGGGAAATGTCATCATCAACCAGATCTATGAGGCCCGCGTGGAGGCCATGGCAGTGAAGAAACCAGGGCCCAGCTGCTCCCG GCAGGAGAAGGAGGCCTGGATTCACGCTAAATACGTGGAGAAGAAGTTCCTGACCAAGCTGCCTGAGATTCGAGGGCGAAGAGGTGGCCGGGGGCGCCCAAGGGGGCAGCCTCCTGTGCCCCCAAAGCCTTCCATCAGGCCCCGGCCAGGGAGCTTGAGATCCAAGCCAG AGCCCCCCTCTGAGGACCTGGGAAGCCTGCACCCTGGGGCCCTACTGTTTCGAGCGTCTGGGCATCCTCCATCTCTTCCCACCATGGCTGATGCCCTTGCCCATGGAGCTGATGTCAACTGGGTCAATGGGGGCCAAGATAATGCCACACCGCTGATCCAGGCCACAGCTGCT AattctcttctggcctgtgaGTTTCTCCTCCAGAACGGGGCGAACGTGAACCAAGCGGACAGTGCGGGCCGGGGCCCGCTGCACCACGCAACCATTCTTGGCCACACGGG GCTCGCCTGCCTGTTCCTGAAACGGGGAGCTGATCTGGGGGCTCGAGACTCTGAAGGCAGGGACCCTCTGACCATCGCCATGGAAACAGCCAACGCTGACATCGTCACCCT GCTACGACTGGCAAAGATGAGGGAGGCTGAAGCGGCCCAGGGGCAGGCAG gagATGAGACGTATCTTGACATCTTCCGCGACTTCTCCCTCATGGCGTCAGACGACCCGGAGAAGCTGAGCCGTCGCAGTCATGACCTCCACACGCTGTGA
- the ACAP1 gene encoding arf-GAP with coiled-coil, ANK repeat and PH domain-containing protein 1 isoform X1, with product MMAECLEKFTVSLNHKLDSHAELLDATQHTLQQQIQTLVKEGLRGFREARRDFWRGAESLEAALTHNAEVPRRRAQEAEEAGAALRTARAGYRGRALDYALQINVIEDKRKFDIMEFVLRLVEAQATHFQQGHEELSRLSQYRKELGAQLHQLVLNSAREKRDMEQRHVLLKQKELGGEEPEPSLREGPGGLVMEGHLFKRASNAFKTWSRRWFTIQSNQLVYQKKYKDPVTVVVDDLRLCTVKLCPDSERRFCFEVVSTSKSCLLQADSERLLQLWVSAVQSSIASAFSQARLDDSPRGPGQGSGHLAIGSAATLGSGGMARGREPGGVGHVVAQVQSVDGNAQCCDCREPAPEWASINLGVTLCIQCSGIHRSLGVHFSKVRSLTLDSWEPELVKLMCELGNVIINQIYEARVEAMAVKKPGPSCSRQEKEAWIHAKYVEKKFLTKLPEIRGRRGGRGRPRGQPPVPPKPSIRPRPGSLRSKPEPPSEDLGSLHPGALLFRASGHPPSLPTMADALAHGADVNWVNGGQDNATPLIQATAANSLLACEFLLQNGANVNQADSAGRGPLHHATILGHTGLACLFLKRGADLGARDSEGRDPLTIAMETANADIVTLLRLAKMREAEAAQGQAGDETYLDIFRDFSLMASDDPEKLSRRSHDLHTL from the exons ATGATGGCG GAGTGTCTGGAAAAATTCACCGTGAGCCTGAACCACAAGCTGGACAGCCATGCG GAGCTTCTAGATGCCACCCAACACACACTGCAGCAGCAGATCCAGACCCTGGTCAAGGA AGGTCTGCGGGGTTTCCGAGAGGCTCGCCGGGATTTCTGGCGGGGGGCTGAGAGCCTGGAGGCTGCCCTGACCCACAACGCAGAGGTTCCCAGGCGccgggcccaggaggcagaagaggcAGGAGCTGCTTTGAGGACGGCTCGAGCTGGGTACCGGGGACGGGCACTGGATTATGCCCTGCAG ATCAACGTGATTGAGGACAAGAGGAAGTTTGACATCATGGAGTTT GTGCTGCGTTTGGTGGAGGCCCAGGCTACCCATTTCCAGCAGGGCCATGAGGAGCTGAGCCGGCTGTCCCAGTATCGAAAGGAGCTGGGCGCCCAG TTGCaccagctggtcttgaattcagcACGAGAGAAGAGGGACATGGAGCAGAGACACGTGCTGCTGAAACAGAAG GAGCTGGGTGGGGAGGAGCCAGAACCAAGCTTAAGAGAGGGGCCTGGTGGCCTGGTGATGGAAGGACATCTCTTCAAACGGGCCAGCAACGCATTTAAGACCTGGAGCAG ACGCTGGTTCACCATTCAGAGCAACCAACTGGTTTACCAGAAGAAGTACAAG GACCCTGTGACTGTGGTGGTGGATGACCTTCGTCTCTGCACAGTGAAACTCTGCCCTGACTCAGAAAGGCGGTTCTGCTTTGAGGTGGTGTCCACCAGCAA GTCCTGCCTCCTCCAGGCTGACTCAGAGCGCCTCCTGCAGCTGTGGGTCAGTGCTGTGCAGAGCAGCATTGCTTCTGCCTTCAGTCAGGCTCGCCTTGATGACAGCCCCCGGGGTCCAGGCCAG GGCTCAGGACACCTGGCCATAGGCTCTGCTGCCACCCTGGGCTCTGGTGGAATGGCCAGGGGAAGGGAGCCTGGGGGAGTCGGGCACGTGGTGGCCCAGGTCCAGAGTGTGGATGGCAATGCCCAGTGCTGCGACTGCCGGGAGCCAGCCCCGGAGTGGGCCAGCATCAACCTTGGTGTCACCCTCTGCATTCAGTGTTCCGGCATCCACAG GAGCCTTGGTGTTCACTTCTCCAAAGTCCGGTCTCTGACCCTTGACTCATGGGAGCCAGAACTAGTGAAG CTCATGTGTGAGCTGGGAAATGTCATCATCAACCAGATCTATGAGGCCCGCGTGGAGGCCATGGCAGTGAAGAAACCAGGGCCCAGCTGCTCCCG GCAGGAGAAGGAGGCCTGGATTCACGCTAAATACGTGGAGAAGAAGTTCCTGACCAAGCTGCCTGAGATTCGAGGGCGAAGAGGTGGCCGGGGGCGCCCAAGGGGGCAGCCTCCTGTGCCCCCAAAGCCTTCCATCAGGCCCCGGCCAGGGAGCTTGAGATCCAAGCCAG AGCCCCCCTCTGAGGACCTGGGAAGCCTGCACCCTGGGGCCCTACTGTTTCGAGCGTCTGGGCATCCTCCATCTCTTCCCACCATGGCTGATGCCCTTGCCCATGGAGCTGATGTCAACTGGGTCAATGGGGGCCAAGATAATGCCACACCGCTGATCCAGGCCACAGCTGCT AattctcttctggcctgtgaGTTTCTCCTCCAGAACGGGGCGAACGTGAACCAAGCGGACAGTGCGGGCCGGGGCCCGCTGCACCACGCAACCATTCTTGGCCACACGGG GCTCGCCTGCCTGTTCCTGAAACGGGGAGCTGATCTGGGGGCTCGAGACTCTGAAGGCAGGGACCCTCTGACCATCGCCATGGAAACAGCCAACGCTGACATCGTCACCCT GCTACGACTGGCAAAGATGAGGGAGGCTGAAGCGGCCCAGGGGCAGGCAG gagATGAGACGTATCTTGACATCTTCCGCGACTTCTCCCTCATGGCGTCAGACGACCCGGAGAAGCTGAGCCGTCGCAGTCATGACCTCCACACGCTGTGA